TATGTTCCTTGATCTCATCCAAGTTAGTTAGAGTATATGTGTCCATTGTCCAAGCTTCTCTTCTACTTAGTATCTGTGCTCCACAGGTAAAGCCCTTTTTTGTCTGAATAAGTTGTCCAGAACTCCAGATTCTCAATTTCAGTGGAGAGAGATGCCCTTCACTTCTTCACAAAAGCCCCCAGCAACAAGAGAATTGCCTGACACTAGCTTGCCAATTAAAATTCTCAGCTGCAGAAGTCCCTGGATTTCTGTTTTGAAGCCATCACTCTTAATCATCTCTTCAGACTGACAGATTGAGGATCTAATTTATTTTTCTTGACTAGAATCTAAAACTAAAGGATTATGCTCAAAAGATAGGCTATTAGAATCTGTAATCTATATGCTCACATTCACTtaaatcttttctttttatctCATCAGGCTCCCAGAGCGCCAGCTGGGAGTATGCTGCATGAAGCTGTTGTGCGGGCATTTCTTGCGGCTCTTGCTTTCCTCCTGCTCAGTGCCATTGGTTGTCTAGTGCTGGTGGTGCTGTCACCTGCAAAGGGATCTCCGACAGGTAGGATTGGTGCAATGCTTGCTGTTGTGGGGGAAGTTGGTTCTGCAGCGATTTCTTGCTTTATTGTCTTCCCCCTTATGGCACTGAAGCTTTGGAGGATGAAATTTGGCGGTGCAGCCGTAGCTGACAGCAATGTTTGAGGTCTTCATTCTTTACTTCACCTGTACTTGTGtttataatctttttttttttctgttgtgaCTTTGCTGTTTAACTTTGTGATCATTCATGTCCACTAGAACACGAATTGACCATTTATCTTACAATTCCCATGATGTTTGTGATTGGGCAGCTATTACAGCATAGCTGTTTGCTGAAGACTGAAAACTTTGAGCAAGTACCACTGCTTAAAAATTAGTTGTCATAGAGAATATCTCCATCGAACCTGATGGAAAGCCCCAAATTTGCAAAGGGCGCGGTGGCCATTGGGTGTTCCTGCACAGCCACAGTATCTACTGTTTTATGTATATTGTATATCAACTTAATTGGTGCATTTTTTTTGTCTAATAAATAAACTTTGCAGTAAAACAGGCCCTCAACTTCAGAGCATAGCTAGTTGCTACTTGTCAGTGGTGGTGCAATGCCAGTGTATCATTGCATTTTTGTAGAAGTGGTTGCCAGAACATACTTTGTTAGCAGTAGGAGATTGTCTCATTGTTCACagatttttacccttctttttGATTTCTCTCAGCAGCAACTTACTACAAATATAAAACAATAGAAATTAGTGATGAAGTTGAGAAATTGGTAGATAAACTTGTCAGTATTTTCATAATGCTGTTTCTTGTAAGAAGATATGGCATGTGGTTTGTGGTTAATTCTGGCATTATAGGTTCATGTTTTTATCCCCAAGTTCCTGTAAATTATTAAGACTACATGTGGTATGCTAAGAAGTTGAGTTGAGTGATATATACGTGTATAGCTAAACATGAGTAGCGCACAAGCACAATCTGATTCAAATTTGgccaaaaaaaattactttCATGCCATGTGCTTACTGTCGATGCCAAAGCACTGTTATATGCTGCTGACCTAACCAAAACTTAACCTATTTTATTACCAGATGACAATGACAAGAAAAAATGACATTGAATTTGAAGATCGCAAGGAGCTACACCACCTAGCCCTGAATGTTGCTGAAGTTGGTGGCTAAACACAAGTGATTAAAGTCAGTCTTACTGCTTTGTACAGCTACTAGATCCTAATTCCTCAGCTATGAAGTTCACTGTTGTGGGGGTAGAATGATAGTCGATACTTCCCTGTACTACTTTCTATCTCAGTTTGATGGTacactgtttttcttttttggaaaaggaatcagGAGTGCTGCCAATGAAAGGTATAAGAATAGATTACATGAGTTTCCTAGTGCTGGTATGCTGTACATATATGATGCAGGAAATCGTGTCCAGGGAATGATATGATGTTAAGAGGCCATTTTGTGGCTTTTACTCCCATTCTCATACACATTGAACGATACAGACTTTCCTCTTATGTCACCTCTTTATGTTGACTGGCTTGCTACTGCCTTATTTGCCAGTTAGCTCTGCGGCAGAGTAGTTGTTATCTCTGTCATTGTGAGCTTACGTTGTGTTAGTTGTTATCTCTGTCATTGTGAGCTTACGTTGTTATCTCTGTCATTGTGAGCTTATGTTGCATTAGTTGTTATTCTCTGTCATTGTGAGCTTAATCTTCATTCCCTATGTTGTCTTAGTTTGAATGAGCTTGGACTGATTGTAAGCGTTAAAGTGTATTTTTCCCCTTAAATTCTCAACATCCATTATTTTTCCCTACACGTTACCTTGTTTTGAAGTAGGATATAGACATATAGTAGTCATCAAAAATTTGATGCTTGCTAATTGTTTCGTTTTGCTTATGTCATTCATTGTGGATCTACTGCTAGTATAAAATGCTCCCCTGCATGTACTAGTACGAGTTTTAGTAGGATATGATTAGTCCATATTGTACGTACTAGAATTGCTCTGATCCTACCTTTGATTTGCGTGTGGTAAATAACTTGATGGTACAAATTATTCTGAGttgttttttagaaaaaaaggaaatgtttCCAGCCTTTGCAGCCGTACACAGACAAGTTCTTGAATAATTCTCAGCACAATTATTCTGAGTTGCTTGGGTGGTGAATTAGCGTCATCCAGTTTATCTCGGGTGTTATAAGGATTATGTCAAAATAAATTTTATCAACTCCGAGTCCGTAATTAAGTACCATGCCTCTATGTAATTTGGTTAAAATTATTCTCTTCCAATAAATGTGGATTGGAGTGGAAAATGGACTATTTTTTCCCTCAATCCTTCCAATGCATATGGACACCGGAGGGAATTATTATATGTTTCCAAACGAGGCAGTAATGAAACTAATACCCATGGTATACGATTACGAATACAATAGAGGATATGATCACACCGCCATCTCATCACACAAGCCAGGACTAGTTTAGATAGCTTGTTCTAACTACCATTAAAAGTCCCGAACGGCTAGAATAATATCCTGTTTGGTTGACCGGCCGGTAACCATAAAAACAAATTTGTGACGGGTTTCGCTGATCTAGTGCCAATCTTGATTGTAATTGCCAATCAACGATCACTCCATTAATGCACCTACCCTCGTCAATATCGCCACCTCACCTTATTGCTACCATCCTGGACGCTTCAAGCTTATCCTCACCATATGATCCTCAGTTGCCGCCTCTATCAGTTGCTGAAAACAGTCGCAACGAGCACATCTCTTTTTCTAGTTGTCCCAAACTGTCAGGGAAATTTGACCCCTTAATGGTTTTCCAAGAACTAAGAAAACAATAAGGTCGTTTGGTTAAAATTAAAAGTTTAACCAGCAACATGACAAAGAGCTCCAAACCATCCTGTATATTTTGTTTATTAGAGTATGTTTGGTACATCGAGATCCATACAACATTTaaagtttgtaggaaaaatttaAGTAGTTTAAATCTCGGCTTATTTATTTGTCCAACATAAGAATGAGGTAGCTCAATGGTCCAAAATAAGAACGAGAAGCTCAATCAAACAACTCAATTTGCCAACAACTTCAACTCCAAAAGTTTTGGGAGCTAGAGATGACTAGCTCCAGAAATTCATAAAACTAGAGCTCTATCCAGCAAGGCATCGTAGTATCCGGAAATGGCTAAAAAATAATGTGTGTGAGCATGAATTGATAAAatgaaaatagaaaagaaaataagaaatagaaaaggtaTCATACTGAAATCCACAAGTTAACTACTTTTACCATGGCCTCAGTGTTTCTATGATTCACTTGGGTCCTGAAGTCATCAACCTACATTTATCACAATTTTGCATAAGTGTAACCTAATTGACCGAGAAGCGACAAAACTTAAATTGTTGTATTTAATTCTTTCTAACTTACATAGATACAACATTGCAAGCTATCTTTAAATATgtattttgggaaaaaaaaagctataGCACTTCTATTTAAAACAAAAGTGGTATTGATTTATTATAAATCAATGGGTATAATTCATGTTATTGGTCAAAGTACTTAAACGAGTAACTAACTATGTTTTGTGCAATCTATTGGGTGTGCCTAGGAATACCTTTGTGATGATAACTCGTGGGAGATTGAATCCGAAGGCATCAAGACCCTTCCCGTGTCCGGAACTAAGCTATTGCACATCCATGCTGTTGTCTCCTCTACCACACTAATGTACCTAAGTTGAGGTTTTCATCGAATTATCAAAGCCTAGCCATCCCAATCGACCATCCTCCACTGTGTCACGCTCGAACTCCAATAGAATGGAAATCAGAGATCGAGGGAAGGATTTGGGGTAGAACTCGACGGAATCCCAAGGAAGGATTCTCGCGAGAGGGTTTTCAGGGAGAAAGGTTCAGTCTCTCCCCCTCATCCTCACATTACTTACTAGCTAGTATATGGGCTCAGCCCAGCGTTATGTTAGTTCACAGGTCCAACTTCCTGACGGGCTTCTTTGTCCTCCTTCCTCGGCCCAGCTCTTCATTCACTCCAGTTGACTCAATCACCGGTTGGCTCGTGACATCCCCCCTCCATAAGCAAGGACTTGTCCCCAAGTCAGTGTATCCGAAAAGTTTGCATGCATGCTTGAGAGATCTTCCCAGGTGGCCAGAGCCTTTGATAGGCCCTTCCATTTTACCAGAACACACACTGTGGTCTTGTCTCCTTGACGCACTAGGCGTCGCTCGAGGAAGGCTTCAGGAAGAACACCAGTAATGTTGTCAGGAGAGCAAGCAGCAGGAATGTCGATACTGACCTGAGTGTCTTGTGGAATGGATTTCTTCAACATGGAGACATGGATCACTGGATGAATCCTGCTTCCAGCCGGCAGCTGCAGCTTGTAAGCCACCTCTCCAATTTTTTCAGTGATTAGATAGGGCCCAAAGTACTTGTAGGATAGCTTCTGGTTAGGTCGGTGAGCTACAGACATCTGAATATATGGTTGCAGTTTAAGAAAAACCCAATCACCAACTTGAAAAGATCTTTCTGATCTGTTCTTGTCAGCTTGATGCTTCATACGTTGTTGAGCTCTTTGTAACTGTTGTTGTATTAGTTGTGTCATCAAGGTCCTCTGAGCCAACCATTCTTCGAGATGTGAAGCTGGAGAAATGGTGATAGTCCTGATTCCCAATTGGCGTGGTTCATGCCCATACAACACAAAAAATGGAGTTTTGCCCAAAGCAGAGTGATAAGTTGTGTTGTACCAAAATTCTGCTAATGGTAACCACGGATGCCATTTGTGAGGATAGGAATGAATAGAACACCTCAGATAAGTTTCCAAACACTGATTGAGCctttcagtttgaccatcagtttgtgGATGATATGAAGAACTCATATTCAATGTGGTATCACTGGAGGAAAATAGTTCTTGCCAAAATGTACTAGTGAAAATCTTGTCCCTATCTGAAATGATGACAGAGGGCATGCCATGCAACTTGTAGACATTTGACAAGAATAGATGTGCCACGTGTTGTGCAGTAAAAGGGTGAGACAATGGTATGAAATGCCCATACTTTGAGAACTTGTCAATGACAACTAAGATGGTATCATAGTTTTGAGATTTGGGTAAACCCTCAATGAAGTCCAAACTGACGATTTAGTGTGTTCTACTTTAGCCTGTTGACACACTTGACATTGATGTATGAACTGTTCAATTTGTTTCTTCATATTTGGCCAAGATAATAGAGCCTTAATTCTGTTATAAGTAGCTGTAATACCAGAATGCCCCCCCAATACCACTACTATGCAAAGCCATGAGAATGGATTGTTGTACCTGAGTGTTATTACCCACCCGAATTCGCCCTTTGTATTTGATGATTCCATCCTGCAATGTATAATGAGGGATGGCATTAGGGTGAACAGCCAGTTCAGACAGCAGGTTATTTGCCTGATCATCCTTCAAGTAACCCGCTACCACAACACAGAGCCAAGTTGGTTTTGCCACTGATATAGCCAGGAGTTGTGCTTGGTCATATTTGTCAGTATCCTAAGATGGTAGTCGTGATAGAGCATCAACTACTTTGTTGGCTGCCCCTTGTTTGTATTGAATTCGGAATTGAAGACCCAAAAGCTTCACAAAAGCCTTCTGTTGCATTGGTGTGTTGAGGTGTTGCTCTTCCAAATGAATCAGCGCCTTTTGGTCTGTTCTAATGACAAACTTAGCATGTTGTAAATACTGTCTCCATTTAGCAACAGCCAACAAGACAGCCAAGCACTCCTTTTCATATGTAGATAAGCCTTGATTTTTGGGCCCCAATGCTTTACTGAGAAAAGCCAGAGGGTGGGATCCTTGCATGAGAACTGCACCAATTCCCTGAGCAGAAGCATCTGTTTCAATAACAAACTCCTGTTGGAAATCAGGCAATTTCAAGACAGGTGCAGATGTGAGGGCAATTTTGATAGCTGCAAATGCTTCCTAAGTTTGGTTGTCCACTGATAGGAGACATTTTTCTTCAATAGCTCAGTTAAACTTTTACTGATCACTCCATAATTTTTGATAAATTTTATGTAATACCCTGCTAACCCAAGGAATCCTCTAAGCTATTTACTGTTTGTGGGAACTGGCCAGTTTTGGATTACTTGGATTTTGGAGGGATCTGTGGCCACCCCTTCTGAACTTATGATATGCCCCAAGTACTCCAATTGTTGTTGCACAAAGGAACATTTGCTTGGCTTCACAAAGAACTCATGCTGTCGTAGTTTATCAAACACCAACTGTAGGTGTTGCAAGTGCTGCTCATAGGAAGGACTATAAATCAAAATGTCATCTACAAAGACCAGCACAAATTTCCTATTATACTCTGCATACATTTTGTTCATGGTATCTTGAAATGTGGCAGGGGCATTTGTCAAGCCAAATGGTATCACCCTGAACTCATAATGACCACTGTGAGTCTTAAATGCTGTTTTGTGTATATCTGAGGGGGCCAATCTAATTTAGTGATAACCAGATCTGAGATCCAACTTAGAAAACCACTTTGAGCCACTCAGTTCATCTAGTAACTCATCTACCACAGGCATTGGATATTTGTTCTTCACAGTTATGGCATTTAATCTTCAATAATCCACACAGAATCTCCaggtaccatccttcttcttaACCAGtaacactagagaggagaatgGACTTTTACTGTGTTGGATGATGCCTCTTCTCAGCATGTATTTGATTTGGACTTCCATCTCATCTTTCAATTGAGGGGAATATCTATATGGCTTCAGATTCACTGGTTGGGATCCAGGCAGTAATGGTATAGTGTGATCTATTGGTCTGGTTGGTGGTAATGTTTGTGGTTCTTGGAATATAGTTGCATTTTCCTGGATGAGCTGTTGAACTTCCACAGGGATTGCTGGGTCAGTTTGTTGGTCCACCACCCTGCACAATTGCACCAGCTGAGCTAGCTCTTTCTTTTTGATAATGTGCTGAAGGTTCTTGGCAGAAATCATGGAGCATTGCTTGATCTTATCTCTGAGGCCCCTAAGAGTAACTCTTTGCTTGTTATGAGTGAACTTCATTAGCTTCTTTTTCCAATGGACCCACATAGGACTGAACTCAGCTAACCAATCCACTCCCAATATTATATCATAACAGTTGATGTCCAATACTCTCATATCAGTGGTGAAAGTGTAACCCTGAGTGTACCATTCCAGATTTTTAATTACCATATTAGTTGTCAATTTGGTTCCATCTGCTATGACCACTTGAGCTGTAGTGATTGCCTGCATTGGGCATCCCAAATATTGTACCATTTTCTTGCTGATAAAGGTGTTAGAACTGCTTGAATCAATTAATATGAGGACCTTTTGATTATGTATAGTGCCCATCAACCTCATGGTTTTCTTGTGTGTTGTCCCCTCTTGAGCTACCTTAGATAAATTCATCAAAATCTCATCAGAATCAGAAGAATTGTCAGAGGTGAGTGTTTCTTGTCCTTCCTGGTCCAGCTGTAAGGCTTCCCACATTTCTTCCACAATGTGAAGTGAGACATTGTCTGGACACTTATGATTTGGTCCAAATTTTTCTCTGTACTTGAAACAAAGCCCTTTTGCTCTCAACATGGCCTTCAAGGAATCAAATTTCCTTTCTGGTTTCTTCAGTGATGTTTTGGTTTCAGTAGTTCCAGATTCACTTGGAGCTTCCCCCAATAAGCCCTTGGCTGTATCTAGCAACTTGAAGTCCCTCTTGTAAGGTTCTTTAGCTTCCTGCTTGTAATATGACTTCTTCTTGTACATATCTCGAGCTGTCATGATTTCCTCCTGTGTGATAGCCAGTGCTAAAGCAGTATCAACATTTTTTGGTTTATGCAATTTGATAACAGAACTGATTTCCTCTTTTAACCCTTGCATGAATCTAGTGACAAAAAATGTGTCATCTAAATTACCATTATGTACTAACACCCTATGCTGCAACTCATCAAACTTAATATGATATGCTTCCACAGTACTAAGTTGTCTAATATGAAGCAATTCATCCATCAGTTTTTGGTATTGGTCTCTGCCAAACTTGTCAAACACAGCCACTACTAATTCAGGCCAAGTTTCAATCCTATGCATAGCCTCATAAGTTTGGAACCAATAAGCAACCCCTTTCACAAAATGCATAGAAGCAAACCCAACCCAAGCATGATAAGGAATGTGATAcatatcaaaatatttttcaCATCTATCTTTCCACCATTTTGGGTTATCACCATCAAAACTAGGAAAAGCAGTTTTAGGCATCCTGAAATTATAGCTTGATGACCCAGTATGATGTGGAGTATAAGGCTTGCCAATGGAATCACCAAACTCAACGAAGTTTCTGGATAGGGGATACGATTGCTCACCCTTGACCAGGGGATGCTTAGGGACAAGGGCCCTATCAGCAGACCCCTGGTAACTGGATTCGATGCGGTGGCCGCTGGCCCGTCCCTCTTCCTCGCGCATCGGGACCTTCGGAGGTTGGATTTGAGCAGTTGGTTGCTCCAACGCCTCCACGCGCGATGTGAGCTTCCCGACGACCCTGGACAGTTCGTCCACGGCGGTGTCGACCGTGGGGCGCCACTTGTTGATGCCGTCAATCATGTCGAGGATGATGTCCAGCTTCTTGCTGATGTCTTTGATCTCCGCCTCCACCCCCGCCATCCGTGTCGTCAGAGTGGGAGCCTTTTGCCTGTTCGCCAGATCGAAGAAATCGCCGCCACCACACGCCACCAACACCGCAAAATCAGAACCAAGGACCCGAGGATTCGACCTAACCTGATACCAAATGTCACGCTCGAACTCCAATAGAACGGAAATCAGAGATCGAGGGAAGGATTTGGGGTAGAACTCGATGGAATCCCAAGGAAGGATTCTCGCGAGAGGGTTTTCAGGGAGAAAGGTTCAGGGTTTAGTTATCTGATACCTCTTGTTCTTCTCTCCCCCTCATCCTCACATTACATACTGGCTAGTACATGGGCTCAGCCCAGCATTACGTTAGTTCACAGGTCCAACTTCCTGACGGGCTTCTTTATCCTCCTTCCTCGGCCCAGCTCTTCATTCACTCCAGTTGACTCAGTTACCGGTTGGCTCGTGACACACTGTGTTAGCCGCTAGTGCCCCATGGCCATGCCCAATCAAGGGCGGACCTAGCTAGGCAGAATTTTGACTGGGAGGGGGGCACACCTTGAAAACAACTAAAATTTGAAAGGTTACGCATGGTGAATGTTTGATAATCACTAGCTAGAGCCAAAAATATTTGAGTGAGGACACGTGCCCTTGTAGACATATATCCGCCCCTGCCACCAACCATCTCCAGTTCTCCACCTTCACCCGACCTTCCTCGCACTGTCAACCCTATAAATCCCGGAAGCCTAAACCCCATCAACCATGTTATGGACATATCATTAAAGTGCTAAAAccataaatattaattatggACAAATCCATGGGGACATCTTCCATAACTATTTTCCATGTGTAGTAGTATCCTGTGCATTAATTGCCGTGAAATTAAAGGAGAATCCAGAGTGCCCGTTGTGCTCTTCTGCTCCGTGCAAACCATAGGTTGACGTTTTGCCCCTTTGACTTTGGCCGGAATCCAAACACTTCGCCTAATCCTCCGCTCGTCGTCGTGTTCGTCGCTAATCCCATTCCCTTTCACACGGCTCCACCGCCACCAAAGCCCCAAGCACTCCCCCTCCACCTCTCGAAGCTTCCAGAAAGCTTTGGGTTTCACGCTCCACGCGATCCCATGGcagacgccgccgtcgccgtcgtcgccatcgctgctgctgcagcagcggaCGCGCAGCCGGCGTCCCGGCGCGCCGACCTCGTCGTGGCGAAGGCGCTCGTGCTGCTGTGCCTGGCCAGCCTGTCCGTCGGATTCGCTGCCGCGGGCGCGGTCGCCGTGACATTCGCGGCCTGCAAAGACGGCGATCCCTGCCCGGTGTTGCACGTGCTGGCCGCGACCTGCATCAAAGCCTTGGTCGTCGCCGGGATGCTAGCTTCCGTCGCCCCGGTGCTGGTCGTGCGCGCCGCCATGTGCGACGCGGGTCTCAGGGAGGACCTCACCATCAGCATTGTCAGGCACATGCAGGTATGTCCGCTCCGCTAGATTGCTAGAAGAAATAAGTTTAGGGCGGATTATTGTGCTAGAATCTAGATAGTAAGATAGATTCCTCAGGAAAAAGGGTGTTATTTGAGAGATGAGAGCAGTGTTGTTTTTGTTTCCAGTCCCCCCGCACACTTGTAATTTCCGagttctaaattttttttttttgctgaactGTTGATTGGTTGTGGCGTTGTAAAACCAACGTTGAGTCCCCTTTGTAAGAAACATTCAGCAGCAGTGGCGGCCTTATTAGGATCTGCTGCATAATGCTAAAGCTTGCTGAAAGATCTCATCATCCAGAAGAATCCCCCGACTTCCTTCAGAACAAAATAATTTCTTATAGTAGTCAGTCACTTATATATTTCTTGATCTCTTTCAAATTAGTTATAGTATATGTGTTCGAGCTTCTCTTCTAATTAGTTTCTGTGATTCCATTCATCCACAGGTAAAACCCATTTTTTGTCTGAATAAGTTGTCCAGATCCTCAGTTTTATTGAAGAGAGGTGCCCTTCATTTCACACTGAAAGATTGTTAGTCTGAAAGATTGAGGATCTAATTTGTTTATCTTGACTAGAATATAATACTAAAGGATTATGCTGGATATATAGATAGGCTATTAGAATCTGCAATATATGTTCTCGTGTTTACTAAAACTCTTTTTGTCCTCAACAGTCTCCAAGACCACCAATGGGGAGTATCCTGCGTGAAGCTGTTGTGCAGGCGATTCTTGCCGCTCTTGCCTTCATCCTGCTCAGCGGCATTGGTTGTATGGTGGTGGCAGGGCTGTCACCTGCTAAAGGATCTCGGACAGATCATAGGATCGGTGCAATGCTCATTGTTGTGGGGCAAGTGGGTTCCGCGGCGATTTCTTGCTTTATCATCTTCCCCCTTATGGGGTTGAAGCTTTGGAGGATGAAGCTGGGTGATGCAGCGGTAGCTGAGAGCAATGTTTGAGGTCTTCATCCTTCACTTCGCCTGTACTTGTGTTTATGTAGCATATAATCTTTTTTCTCTGGTAACCTTGCTGTTTAACTTTCTCATCATTCATGTCCACTAGGAGGCAAATAAAATTTACTATTTAGCTTGCAACTGCCATGATCTTTGTGACTGGCAGCTACTACAGCATAGCTGTTTGCTGCAGGCTCAAAACTGTGAGCAAATACCACTGTTTAAAATTAGCTGTCATAGAGAATACCTCCATTGAACCTGATGGGAAACCCCAAATTTGAAAAGGGAAAGGTGGCTGGCCATTGGGTCATTTGTGTTCATGCACAGCCATATGCCTTTGCTGTCGTTGTATCCCGTGTTTTACATACAATGTATATTAACTTAACTGATGCTTTTTTAGTAAACAGTCCCAACTTCAGCCCATATCTAGTTGCCTGTTTGTCTGTGGTGGTGCTATGCCAGCATATCATTGTATTTGGTAGAAGTGGTTGTCAGAGCATATTTTGTTCACAGATATTTACCCTTTTCTCTTATTTCTCTCAACCTCAACTTACTACAAGTATAAAACCATGAAAATTAGTAGATGAACTTGAGAAATTAGTCGATAAAGTTGGCAATAGTTTCATAACATTTTTTTCTTGTAAAAGATATGGCTTTAACTCTGGTATCACAGGTCCATGTTCTTACTTCTTGCCCCCCAAGTTCTGTAAATTATTTAGAAAGCTACCTTTGTAATGTTAAGAAGTTGAGTTGTGATATGTACACGACTTGTATGTATAGCTAAATATAGG
The genomic region above belongs to Setaria italica strain Yugu1 chromosome VI, Setaria_italica_v2.0, whole genome shotgun sequence and contains:
- the LOC105914588 gene encoding uncharacterized protein LOC105914588, with translation MAGVEAEIKDISKKLDIILDMIDGINKWRPTVDTAVDELSRVVGKLTSRVEALEQPTAQIQPPKVPMREEEGRASGHRIESSYQGSADRALVPKHPLVKGEQSYPLSRNFVEFGDSIGKPYTPHHTGSSSYNFRMPKTAFPSFDGDNPKWWKDRCEKYFDMYHIPYHAWVGFASMHFVKGVAYWFQTYEAMHRIETWPELVVAVFDKFGRDQYQKLMDELLHIRQLSTVEAYHIKFDELQHRVLVHNGNLDDTFFVTRFMQGLKEEISSVIKLHKPKNVDTALALAITQEEIMTARDMYKKKSYYKQEAKEPYKRDFKLLDTAKGLLGEAPSESGTTETKTSLKKPERKFDSLKAMLRAKGLCFKYREKFGPNHKCPDNVSLHIVEEMWEALQLDQEGQETLTSDNSSDSDEILMNLSKVAQEGTTHKKTMRLMGTIHNQKVLILIDSSSSNTFISKKMVQYLGCPMQAITTAQVVIADGTKLTTNMVIKNLEWYTQGYTFTTDMRVLDINCYDIILGVDWLAEFSPMWVHWKKKLMKFTHNKQRVTLRGLRDKIKQCSMISAKNLQHIIKKKELAQLVQLCRVVDQQTDPAIPVEVQQLIQENATIFQEPQTLPPTRPIDHTIPLLPGSQPVNLKPYRYSPQLKDEMEVQIKYMLRRGIIQHSKSPFSSLVLLVKKKDGTWRFCVDY